From a region of the Campylobacter sp. genome:
- a CDS encoding DUF3137 domain-containing protein, giving the protein MNINEAIVATAKKQKECRLAFIKYLFLGILFIIALPVGGGFAVGHLFENRLAPLFFIIIYIPFFLAALMANASRVTSELGDYKAFYKDVFVRAAIRRVDPNFNYDPNAGISRKEFRKIGIYSPDEFRAEDQISGIYNGVKFNLSEAIDIPNGATLELSDSAALNLLSAIVFAWEAMKDMQAFSGSVLVCEFYKKFSGQTIVASRTLNTKFIGEKEQMDDVFFSKEFRVFADDKVEARYLLTPAFMERLRELKEKFAGKMGLSAAFMDDKFYLFLNGAKNKFETTLFSPPPSLEDAAGIKKEISELLSIIDELNLNPDLSGAAILAD; this is encoded by the coding sequence TTGAACATAAACGAAGCGATAGTTGCCACCGCAAAAAAGCAAAAAGAGTGCCGGCTAGCATTTATAAAGTATCTGTTTTTGGGAATTTTATTTATAATAGCACTGCCCGTAGGCGGCGGATTTGCCGTAGGACATCTTTTTGAAAATCGCCTTGCGCCGCTATTTTTCATCATTATCTATATTCCGTTTTTTCTCGCCGCGCTAATGGCTAACGCTAGCCGAGTGACCAGCGAGCTGGGGGATTATAAAGCGTTTTATAAAGACGTTTTCGTCCGCGCCGCCATCCGCAGGGTAGATCCAAATTTTAACTACGATCCGAATGCCGGCATCAGCCGTAAAGAATTTCGCAAAATCGGCATCTATTCGCCCGATGAGTTTCGCGCCGAAGACCAAATCAGCGGCATTTATAACGGCGTCAAATTTAACCTCAGCGAAGCGATCGATATCCCAAACGGCGCGACGCTGGAGCTAAGCGACTCGGCGGCGCTAAATTTGCTATCCGCGATAGTTTTTGCATGGGAGGCGATGAAGGATATGCAGGCGTTCAGCGGCTCGGTCTTGGTCTGCGAGTTCTACAAGAAATTTAGCGGGCAAACGATAGTCGCGAGTCGCACGCTAAACACTAAATTTATAGGCGAAAAAGAACAGATGGATGACGTGTTTTTTAGTAAAGAATTTCGGGTCTTTGCGGACGATAAAGTAGAGGCGAGGTATCTTTTGACGCCCGCATTTATGGAGCGCCTGCGAGAGCTAAAGGAAAAATTCGCGGGGAAAATGGGGCTGAGCGCGGCGTTTATGGACGATAAATTTTATCTATTTTTAAACGGAGCGAAAAATAAATTTGAAACGACGCTCTTTTCGCCGCCGCCTAGCCTCGAGGACGCCGCGGGGATCAAAAAGGAAATTTCAGAGCTTTTATCTATCATAGACGAGCTAAATTTAAACCCGGATTTAAGCGGGGCGGCGATTTTGGCTGATTAA
- a CDS encoding DUF4299 family protein: MSVEFRVKNKKRPLFMGYSDAMSVSKALDLLPDLSVFDIDESAEGFDERAFLKSPLSEQECLILGVQGKSGRGMELRYDEERQGYAVRVNTPATVFDWVLAISYLQALSKQLQSEIADENGEIYTHDSIEQFDYERDISAGLHSIDQHLSGDTEVNFCYGVERPFAINRAMMDEILASYNPAAEFSKRLTEVQYLDAYSAHQRFYRNGDDGAIMGSYALTQDLPTILPYKPLVEWQNAEMLKNSDVARWQISLIGIEGDENDAGNYHAIAELEYGEFIARLPKQNYRFIDASYILVDGLSAEQLKALAG; this comes from the coding sequence ATGAGCGTAGAATTCCGCGTCAAAAACAAAAAGCGCCCGCTATTTATGGGCTATTCGGACGCCATGAGCGTTAGCAAGGCATTGGATCTCCTGCCCGATCTATCGGTATTTGACATAGACGAGAGCGCCGAAGGCTTTGACGAGAGGGCGTTTTTAAAATCACCTTTGAGCGAGCAGGAGTGCTTGATTTTGGGCGTGCAGGGCAAGAGCGGGCGCGGAATGGAGCTAAGATATGACGAGGAGCGACAAGGCTACGCCGTGCGCGTAAATACGCCCGCGACGGTCTTTGATTGGGTTTTGGCGATCTCATATCTGCAGGCGCTATCCAAGCAGCTACAAAGCGAGATCGCGGATGAAAACGGCGAAATTTACACCCACGACAGTATAGAACAATTCGACTACGAGCGCGATATATCGGCGGGGCTACATTCGATAGATCAGCACTTAAGCGGCGATACGGAGGTAAATTTTTGCTACGGAGTAGAGAGGCCTTTTGCGATAAACCGCGCGATGATGGATGAAATTTTAGCCTCATACAATCCCGCCGCCGAGTTTAGCAAGCGGCTAACCGAGGTGCAGTACCTCGACGCTTACAGCGCGCATCAGAGGTTTTACCGAAATGGGGATGACGGCGCGATAATGGGCTCATACGCGCTCACGCAAGACCTACCCACTATCCTGCCCTACAAGCCGCTTGTGGAGTGGCAAAACGCGGAGATGCTGAAAAATAGCGACGTAGCGCGCTGGCAGATCTCGCTCATAGGCATAGAGGGCGACGAAAACGACGCAGGTAACTACCATGCAATCGCCGAGCTGGAATACGGCGAGTTTATCGCGCGTCTGCCGAAGCAAAACTACCGCTTCATCGATGCGAGCTATATTTTGGTTGACGGGCTAAGCGCCGAGCAGCTAAAGGCGCTGGCGGGCTAA
- a CDS encoding SMI1/KNR4 family protein, producing the protein MNANELANIWRRPIYLPYLQDPLTPEALRAAEEELGRALPRELTMMLSAQNGGYLRYELEGYPLDAISGIGEAYPSLTRFSWGEERECVSFELDGLVPFSGDGHWYLCLDYRASEQPAVAYIDVECDEQSIIAKDFASFLALLRLDTGGKIALQTKLDLNGIKARLEEILGVRARAADPQLYGFSVYNFARDGGMLSLSPNEVRLGFARRGERRFKELKNFSEPALRYAELDAGAMLLDVFKEELMGEILRELKDTGLCAQSLKDIIGA; encoded by the coding sequence ATGAACGCAAACGAGCTTGCAAACATCTGGCGCAGGCCGATCTACCTGCCCTATCTACAAGATCCGCTCACGCCCGAGGCGCTGCGGGCTGCAGAAGAGGAGCTAGGACGCGCCCTGCCGCGCGAGCTTACTATGATGCTGAGCGCGCAAAACGGCGGCTACCTGCGCTACGAGCTAGAGGGCTATCCGCTAGACGCCATCAGCGGCATCGGCGAGGCGTATCCGTCGCTTACGCGCTTTAGCTGGGGCGAGGAGCGCGAGTGCGTGAGCTTCGAGCTTGACGGGCTGGTGCCATTCAGCGGCGACGGGCATTGGTATCTGTGCCTGGACTACCGCGCGAGCGAACAGCCTGCGGTCGCCTATATCGACGTCGAATGCGATGAGCAAAGCATCATTGCGAAGGATTTTGCTTCGTTTTTGGCGCTTTTGCGGCTCGACACGGGCGGCAAGATCGCGCTGCAAACAAAGCTCGATCTAAATGGCATAAAGGCGCGGCTGGAGGAAATTTTGGGCGTGCGCGCAAGAGCCGCCGATCCACAGCTTTACGGCTTTAGCGTGTATAATTTCGCTCGCGACGGCGGCATGCTGAGCCTTAGCCCGAACGAGGTTCGGCTCGGATTTGCCAGGCGGGGCGAGCGACGGTTTAAGGAGCTTAAAAACTTCAGCGAGCCCGCCCTGCGCTATGCCGAGCTGGACGCCGGCGCGATGTTACTGGACGTTTTCAAAGAGGAGCTGATGGGCGAAATTTTGCGCGAGCTAAAGGATACGGGTTTGTGCGCACAGAGCCTAAAAGACATAATCGGTGCGTAA
- a CDS encoding DUF1963 domain-containing protein, translated as MQTDLQEKIKELQRKIAREITYFQTGGVRPRGAIDECWIGRVLAYAADEELPTDQNGVPMLPLAQFYLPALPHVPQVLDGVKLLAVFISQDLIGKSCEDMDGLWKVREYKNEEELVIKELANPRSQIRPFPLQPKFAADDTPVWDGGGLDADAIDEILRLEETEGLEYYDDIALEFYNCTKFGGYPSFCQSGVSFGEGYQFVFQISSDEKAGFNVIDGGSLMFAKNPQSGAWSLYYDFD; from the coding sequence ATGCAAACGGATCTGCAAGAAAAGATTAAGGAGCTGCAGCGCAAGATCGCGCGCGAAATCACCTATTTTCAGACGGGCGGCGTGAGGCCGCGAGGCGCTATTGATGAGTGCTGGATCGGTCGCGTGCTCGCTTACGCGGCGGACGAGGAGCTGCCTACGGATCAAAACGGCGTGCCGATGCTTCCTCTGGCGCAGTTTTACCTGCCCGCGCTACCCCACGTGCCGCAGGTCTTAGACGGTGTCAAGCTGCTTGCGGTCTTTATCTCGCAGGATCTCATCGGCAAATCCTGCGAGGATATGGACGGCCTGTGGAAGGTCCGCGAGTATAAAAACGAGGAGGAGCTCGTCATAAAGGAGCTTGCAAATCCGCGCTCGCAGATAAGGCCCTTTCCTTTGCAGCCAAAATTTGCCGCGGACGATACGCCCGTTTGGGACGGCGGCGGGCTGGATGCGGACGCCATAGATGAAATTTTGCGTCTTGAGGAGACGGAGGGGCTCGAGTATTACGACGACATCGCCTTGGAGTTTTATAACTGCACGAAATTCGGCGGCTATCCCTCCTTTTGCCAGTCAGGAGTGAGCTTCGGCGAGGGCTATCAGTTCGTTTTTCAGATCTCAAGCGATGAAAAGGCGGGCTTTAACGTCATTGACGGCGGCAGCTTGATGTTTGCTAAAAACCCGCAAAGCGGCGCGTGGAGCCTGTATTATGATTTCGATTAG
- the proC gene encoding pyrroline-5-carboxylate reductase: MKVGFIGGGNMGEAMIAALCRAGGRDCTASGENFTEDKENCAASGENCAHGGQNFMPDTQSFAACGRNSANLEQNFASRERDSACAQPASDTKLQVLAYARSKNEFLRKRYGVQILQGETQLAHEADIIVLATKPASYEEILRLIAPELAGKILILLAPNFKLKCAQNIVGADVFVVRAMPNVAAGIGASATALCYGEYFDEASREIVRALAAKIGKFYEIDEAGFAAFTGIAGSLPAYVCAFIEAAADAGVRGGLPRALCYDAVAAAVEGTARLLQSGKRPSELKDAVCSPAGTTIEGLAALEAAGFRAAVMAAIEACIAKARG, translated from the coding sequence ATGAAAGTGGGATTTATCGGCGGCGGGAATATGGGCGAGGCGATGATCGCCGCACTTTGCAGAGCTGGCGGGCGAGATTGCACGGCGAGCGGAGAAAATTTTACAGAGGATAAAGAAAATTGCGCAGCGAGCGGAGAGAATTGCGCGCACGGCGGGCAAAATTTTATGCCAGATACTCAAAGCTTTGCGGCTTGCGGGCGGAATTCCGCAAATTTAGAGCAGAATTTTGCGAGCCGCGAGCGTGATTCCGCCTGCGCGCAGCCCGCCTCCGATACGAAGCTTCAAGTCCTAGCTTATGCCAGAAGCAAAAACGAATTTTTGCGCAAGCGCTACGGCGTGCAGATTTTGCAAGGCGAGACACAGCTGGCGCACGAAGCGGATATTATCGTGCTCGCGACCAAGCCCGCCAGTTACGAGGAGATTTTGCGCCTGATCGCGCCCGAGCTCGCGGGGAAAATCCTGATTCTTTTGGCGCCGAATTTCAAGCTGAAGTGCGCCCAAAATATCGTAGGTGCGGACGTTTTCGTAGTCCGCGCGATGCCAAACGTCGCTGCGGGTATCGGCGCGTCGGCTACGGCGCTGTGCTACGGCGAGTATTTTGATGAGGCTAGTCGGGAGATCGTACGAGCGCTAGCCGCCAAAATCGGCAAATTTTACGAGATAGACGAGGCTGGCTTTGCCGCATTTACGGGGATCGCAGGGAGTCTGCCCGCGTATGTGTGCGCCTTTATCGAGGCTGCGGCGGATGCGGGCGTGCGGGGCGGACTACCGCGGGCGCTATGCTACGACGCAGTAGCGGCGGCGGTAGAGGGCACGGCGCGCCTGCTACAAAGCGGCAAGCGCCCATCGGAGCTCAAAGACGCCGTCTGCTCGCCTGCGGGCACGACGATAGAGGGGCTGGCGGCGCTGGAGGCGGCGGGGTTTCGCGCAGCGGTGATGGCGGCTATCGAGGCGTGCATCGCCAAAGCTCGCGGCTAG
- the ilvC gene encoding ketol-acid reductoisomerase, translating into MAINVFYDKDCDLGLIKAKKVAMIGFGSQGHAHAENLRDSGVEVIVGLKKGGASWSKAEAKGFKVMSVGEATKAADLVMILTPDEFQGDIFKAEIEPNLSEGNAIAFAHGFNIHFGQIVPPKGVDCIMIAPKAPGHTVRNEFVSGGGVPMLIAVSQNESGRAKELALSYASAIGGGRTGIIETTFKAETETDLFGEQAVLCGGLCALINAGFETLVEAGYEPEMAYFECQHEMKLIVDLIYQGGMADMRYSISNTAEYGDYVSGNRVVNESSKAAMKEVLKEIQNGKFAKDFILERKAGYVRMNAERNITANSLLSKTGEKLRAMMPWIAKGKLVNKDKN; encoded by the coding sequence ATGGCAATAAACGTTTTTTACGACAAAGATTGCGATTTAGGTTTGATTAAGGCTAAAAAGGTCGCTATGATCGGCTTTGGCTCGCAGGGACACGCTCATGCCGAAAATTTGCGAGATAGCGGCGTAGAGGTCATTGTGGGCCTGAAAAAAGGGGGCGCGAGCTGGAGCAAGGCCGAGGCAAAGGGCTTTAAAGTAATGAGCGTCGGCGAAGCTACGAAGGCCGCTGATCTTGTGATGATCCTAACGCCAGATGAGTTTCAAGGCGACATTTTTAAAGCCGAGATCGAGCCGAATTTAAGCGAGGGTAACGCGATCGCGTTCGCGCACGGCTTTAATATCCACTTCGGACAGATCGTCCCTCCAAAGGGCGTCGACTGCATTATGATCGCTCCGAAAGCCCCGGGCCACACCGTCCGCAACGAGTTCGTAAGCGGCGGCGGCGTACCGATGCTGATCGCCGTTTCGCAAAACGAAAGCGGCAGAGCCAAAGAGCTTGCTCTAAGCTACGCAAGTGCGATCGGCGGCGGCCGCACTGGCATCATCGAAACGACTTTTAAAGCAGAGACCGAGACTGATCTTTTCGGCGAGCAGGCTGTACTTTGCGGCGGACTTTGCGCGCTCATTAACGCAGGCTTTGAGACCCTCGTCGAGGCTGGATATGAGCCTGAAATGGCGTATTTTGAGTGCCAGCACGAGATGAAGCTGATCGTGGATCTCATCTATCAAGGTGGCATGGCAGATATGCGCTACTCGATCTCAAACACCGCAGAATACGGCGATTACGTAAGCGGAAACCGCGTCGTAAACGAAAGCAGCAAAGCGGCGATGAAAGAGGTGCTAAAGGAAATTCAAAATGGCAAATTTGCAAAAGACTTTATCCTCGAGCGCAAAGCTGGCTATGTGCGAATGAACGCCGAGCGCAATATCACGGCAAACAGTTTGCTTAGCAAAACCGGCGAGAAGCTTCGCGCGATGATGCCGTGGATCGCCAAAGGCAAGCTCGTAAATAAAGATAAAAACTGA
- a CDS encoding divergent polysaccharide deacetylase family protein, which translates to MANTNPRGRRKKRPINYIAIAFVVILCFLSGAVTYAVLDLVFSGNKAALQQSSRKQTPESASDSRGKKPRLSAAQKEALIQKELNKIAEQNVTTPKMSIEPARRNSAGENSANGDSQNSVNSMASANSAAANSAGDGPDVNFTAANSAPENSINSTAQSRASGGADDLSKSPRKALPAGSRAKLAIIIDDVGTDEQAQKIAALPVRVTPSIFPPEYQRKDTRSLARGFEHYAIHLPMEASSAKNNSATLRTSDNYEKLRGVIEKLRADFPNAKFINNHTGSKFTADERAMQNLLRAMNEHGFLFIDSRTSPATKAKAAMNGLGMRYVHRDVFLDNQNSVAAVRKKLREAVTLAKKQGYAIAIGHPKSSTLRALANSADILGEVDLVYLDEIYEYYE; encoded by the coding sequence TTGGCTAATACAAATCCACGAGGGCGCCGCAAAAAGCGCCCGATCAATTACATAGCGATCGCCTTTGTCGTAATCTTATGCTTTTTAAGCGGTGCGGTTACCTACGCGGTTTTGGATCTCGTATTTTCGGGCAATAAAGCCGCATTGCAGCAAAGCTCGCGCAAACAAACTCCCGAGAGCGCTTCTGATTCTCGCGGTAAAAAGCCTCGTTTAAGCGCTGCACAGAAGGAAGCGCTGATTCAAAAGGAGCTTAATAAGATCGCCGAGCAAAACGTAACCACGCCTAAGATGAGTATCGAGCCCGCACGGCGGAATTCCGCAGGAGAAAATTCCGCAAACGGCGATTCGCAAAATTCCGTAAATTCTATGGCTTCCGCAAATTCCGCCGCCGCAAATTCGGCGGGTGACGGACCTGACGTAAATTTTACCGCGGCAAATTCCGCGCCAGAAAATTCCATAAATTCTACCGCGCAAAGCCGTGCTTCCGGCGGCGCGGACGATCTTTCTAAATCGCCGCGCAAGGCTTTGCCCGCAGGCTCTCGCGCAAAGCTAGCGATCATCATCGACGACGTAGGCACCGACGAGCAGGCGCAAAAGATCGCCGCTCTGCCCGTGCGAGTGACGCCGTCCATCTTCCCGCCCGAGTATCAGCGCAAGGACACGCGCTCGCTCGCTCGCGGCTTTGAGCATTACGCGATCCACCTGCCGATGGAGGCGAGCTCTGCTAAAAATAATTCCGCGACGCTGCGAACCTCGGATAATTACGAGAAGCTGCGAGGCGTCATAGAGAAGCTGCGCGCGGACTTTCCGAACGCTAAATTTATAAACAACCACACCGGTTCTAAATTTACCGCCGACGAGCGCGCGATGCAAAACCTGCTGCGCGCGATGAACGAGCATGGATTTTTATTTATCGACTCGCGCACGAGCCCCGCTACCAAGGCTAAGGCGGCGATGAATGGGCTTGGCATGCGATACGTGCATCGCGACGTGTTTTTAGATAATCAAAACAGCGTCGCTGCGGTGCGCAAAAAGCTACGTGAAGCCGTGACGCTTGCTAAAAAGCAGGGTTACGCCATCGCTATCGGCCATCCCAAAAGCTCCACTCTGCGCGCGCTTGCAAACAGCGCCGACATCCTAGGCGAGGTCGATTTGGTCTATTTGGACGAAATTTATGAGTACTACGAGTGA
- a CDS encoding DNA-processing protein DprA — MSTTSELDFKILSLARLGASEPARLYFRGEPALLQKRCISIVGSRKMSVYTKNLILRLARALSDADFCVVSGAAIGCDIAAHEGAFPNTIAVFGNGLDQIYPAQNAAMIGKIYERSLALSEYEDGVSARGFQFLQRNRIVVALSEALVVAQAEPRSGSLQSARLAREMGVPVYVLPHRMDESAGTNDLLAKSQARLIADFGEFVASLAPQTPQSIERAQDEVMEFLALNSDLQAAIERFGDKIYEYELEGRIEILGAKIVAK, encoded by the coding sequence ATGAGTACTACGAGTGAGCTCGATTTTAAAATTCTAAGCCTAGCGAGGCTTGGCGCAAGCGAGCCCGCGCGGCTGTATTTTAGGGGCGAGCCGGCGCTGCTGCAAAAGCGCTGCATCTCGATCGTAGGCTCGCGCAAGATGAGTGTTTATACTAAAAATTTGATCCTGCGCCTCGCCCGCGCTTTGAGCGATGCGGACTTTTGCGTCGTAAGCGGCGCGGCGATCGGCTGCGACATAGCCGCGCACGAAGGGGCGTTTCCAAACACGATCGCGGTTTTTGGCAACGGCCTTGATCAAATTTATCCCGCGCAAAACGCCGCTATGATCGGCAAAATTTACGAACGCAGCCTCGCGCTTAGCGAGTATGAGGACGGCGTGAGCGCGCGCGGATTTCAGTTTTTGCAGCGCAACCGCATCGTCGTAGCGCTGTCCGAGGCGCTCGTAGTCGCTCAAGCCGAGCCCCGCAGCGGCTCGCTGCAAAGCGCGCGCCTGGCTCGCGAGATGGGCGTACCCGTCTACGTGCTGCCGCACCGCATGGACGAGAGCGCGGGCACGAACGATCTACTCGCAAAATCTCAGGCGCGGCTGATCGCGGATTTTGGCGAGTTTGTGGCTTCTTTAGCTCCGCAGACGCCGCAAAGCATCGAGCGCGCGCAGGATGAGGTGATGGAATTTTTAGCGCTAAATTCCGATCTGCAAGCGGCGATCGAGCGCTTCGGCGATAAAATTTACGAATACGAGCTTGAAGGCAGGATAGAAATTTTAGGCGCAAAGATCGTAGCAAAGTAG
- the ruvX gene encoding Holliday junction resolvase RuvX: protein MIVAIDLGLKRIGVAAAPDDKTPLPCEPILRKNRTQAALELSELLREKGASVLVLGVPRGGASEEEMSRRIRHFASLLDFDGEIKFQDESFSSAEAAEFASKCAKGGGKDPRFDSIAATIILQRFLASRG, encoded by the coding sequence TTGATAGTTGCGATCGATCTTGGGCTTAAGCGTATCGGCGTGGCGGCGGCACCGGATGATAAGACGCCGCTTCCGTGCGAGCCGATCCTACGCAAAAATCGCACCCAAGCCGCGCTCGAGCTAAGCGAACTGCTGCGTGAAAAGGGCGCCAGCGTGCTAGTGCTGGGCGTACCGCGTGGCGGGGCAAGCGAGGAGGAGATGAGCAGGCGCATACGCCACTTCGCCTCGCTGCTGGATTTTGACGGCGAGATAAAATTTCAAGACGAGAGCTTTTCGAGCGCCGAAGCCGCGGAGTTTGCGAGTAAATGCGCTAAGGGCGGCGGCAAGGATCCGCGCTTTGATAGTATCGCCGCGACGATAATTTTACAGAGGTTTTTGGCGAGCAGGGGCTAG
- a CDS encoding EthD domain-containing protein has protein sequence MFKITMLVKRAPGITQQEFMAHWAAHSQKVLDNQKALNIVRYAKTMPIFIEGQSTRRNTAAFGYDAMGELWYESVQAFADARNSEAARAVLTELMADEARFCDMKNSVMWFGEEEAVIEFER, from the coding sequence ATGTTTAAGATCACGATGTTGGTAAAAAGGGCGCCGGGTATCACGCAGCAAGAGTTTATGGCGCATTGGGCGGCGCATTCGCAAAAGGTTTTGGATAATCAAAAGGCACTAAATATCGTCCGCTATGCAAAAACTATGCCCATCTTTATCGAGGGGCAGAGCACCAGGCGCAATACGGCGGCGTTTGGCTACGACGCGATGGGCGAGCTATGGTATGAGAGCGTGCAGGCATTTGCGGATGCGCGAAATAGCGAGGCAGCGCGAGCGGTGCTAACGGAGCTGATGGCGGATGAGGCGAGGTTTTGCGATATGAAAAACTCGGTGATGTGGTTCGGCGAGGAGGAGGCTGTGATAGAGTTTGAGCGCTAG
- a CDS encoding tetratricopeptide repeat protein, which yields MKILASIAALIVAVYLLAQIFFPQAISFVGCGVGMANSCEDYGGYLLEERDYEAAKKPFEKACEAGLENSCAIAGDLYYDEQNLYKTTKDKGKSARFYSKACELGAAKACYNAAIISYKNADKKNTFAFFAKSCDLGLGEGCLNAAVASYEEKDYQGALKFFLKSCDAALAEGCQRVGLAYSKKEFGEPDLDKAMIYYDKACKLGAEFSCNVVAAMNKINASEANATK from the coding sequence ATGAAAATTTTAGCGTCGATTGCCGCACTAATCGTAGCAGTCTACTTGCTCGCGCAGATATTTTTCCCGCAGGCGATCTCGTTTGTCGGATGTGGCGTCGGTATGGCTAATTCGTGCGAAGACTATGGAGGATATTTGCTTGAGGAGCGCGATTATGAGGCAGCAAAAAAGCCATTTGAAAAAGCTTGTGAAGCGGGACTAGAAAATAGCTGTGCTATCGCGGGGGATTTGTATTACGACGAGCAAAATTTATATAAAACTACAAAAGATAAGGGCAAGTCCGCGCGGTTTTATTCCAAAGCGTGCGAGCTGGGAGCCGCCAAAGCTTGCTACAACGCTGCGATAATCTCTTATAAAAATGCCGATAAGAAAAATACGTTCGCATTTTTTGCCAAATCATGCGATTTGGGATTAGGCGAGGGCTGCTTGAACGCTGCGGTCGCTAGCTATGAAGAAAAAGACTATCAGGGCGCTCTTAAGTTTTTCCTAAAATCTTGCGATGCTGCTTTGGCGGAGGGATGCCAAAGGGTTGGACTAGCGTATTCAAAGAAGGAATTTGGCGAGCCGGATCTGGATAAGGCGATGATCTACTACGACAAGGCTTGCAAACTGGGAGCGGAGTTTAGCTGCAACGTAGTAGCCGCGATGAATAAAATAAATGCAAGCGAGGCTAATGCGACCAAATAG
- a CDS encoding FAD-linked oxidase C-terminal domain-containing protein, protein MNSAAQAFFTNLLGADNAYFDEAHRTAYCYDATKRRCLPDGVLFPRSEDDVSQILKFCNENLIPVVPRGAGSGFTGGSLAANGGVILAFEKHMNKILEIDMQNLLAVVQPGCINIDLQKAAAARGLFYPPDPASQDYSTLGGNVAENSGGMRAAKYGITKDYVMALRAVLPNGEVIRAGKRTIKDVAGFNVVGILIASEGALAVITEITLKLIPMPKLKKTAMGVFPSVDAAMNAVYKTMAAGITPVAMEFLDALCIAAVEEKFHKGLPRDAGAILICETDGNLEAVLLEELALIKEIFVQNGASDFRIAESEEERAGIWFARRNCSQAINIYGTLKLNEDITVPRSQLPELLRRIARIGDKYGVRVPCFGHTGDGNVHTNVMVADKKDEAQVRRGHDAITEIFKAAVDLGGTLSGEHGIGLSKAEFMPLAFSAAEMELFRAIKRAFDPKGILNPGKMGL, encoded by the coding sequence ATGAATAGCGCTGCGCAAGCGTTTTTTACAAATCTATTAGGCGCGGATAATGCCTATTTTGACGAGGCTCATCGCACGGCATACTGCTACGACGCGACGAAAAGGCGCTGTCTGCCGGACGGCGTGCTTTTCCCGCGAAGCGAGGACGATGTCAGTCAAATTTTAAAATTCTGCAACGAAAATTTAATCCCTGTAGTTCCAAGAGGCGCAGGTAGCGGCTTTACGGGTGGATCTTTAGCCGCAAACGGCGGAGTGATTTTAGCATTTGAAAAACATATGAATAAAATTCTAGAAATCGACATGCAAAATCTACTCGCCGTAGTCCAACCCGGCTGCATAAATATCGATCTGCAAAAAGCAGCTGCAGCGCGCGGGCTTTTTTATCCGCCCGACCCGGCAAGCCAGGATTATTCCACGCTAGGAGGCAACGTCGCCGAAAACTCCGGTGGCATGCGCGCCGCAAAATACGGCATCACCAAAGACTACGTAATGGCACTGCGTGCGGTACTGCCTAATGGAGAGGTGATCCGAGCGGGTAAACGCACTATAAAAGATGTCGCAGGCTTCAACGTGGTAGGAATTTTAATCGCAAGCGAAGGCGCGCTTGCCGTCATTACCGAAATCACGCTCAAGCTCATCCCGATGCCAAAGCTTAAAAAGACCGCGATGGGCGTCTTTCCTAGCGTAGATGCAGCAATGAATGCCGTGTATAAGACAATGGCAGCCGGTATCACGCCCGTGGCGATGGAATTTTTAGACGCGCTGTGCATAGCCGCGGTCGAGGAGAAATTTCATAAAGGCTTGCCAAGGGATGCGGGCGCGATTTTGATCTGCGAAACAGACGGCAATTTAGAAGCAGTGCTTTTGGAGGAGCTCGCACTCATAAAAGAAATTTTCGTTCAAAACGGCGCGAGCGACTTTCGCATCGCAGAAAGCGAAGAGGAGCGTGCGGGCATTTGGTTTGCGAGACGCAACTGCTCGCAGGCGATCAATATCTACGGCACGCTTAAGCTAAATGAGGACATCACCGTCCCGCGCTCGCAGCTGCCCGAGCTACTGCGCCGTATCGCGCGCATCGGCGATAAATACGGCGTGCGCGTGCCCTGTTTCGGGCACACGGGCGACGGCAATGTCCACACCAACGTCATGGTCGCCGACAAAAAAGATGAAGCTCAAGTGCGACGCGGACATGACGCAATCACCGAAATTTTCAAAGCTGCAGTTGATCTTGGCGGTACGCTCAGCGGCGAGCACGGCATCGGGCTAAGTAAGGCGGAATTTATGCCACTAGCTTTTAGCGCAGCAGAGATGGAGCTATTTCGCGCAATCAAAAGGGCTTTCGATCCAAAAGGCATCTTAAATCCCGGAAAAATGGGGCTTTAA